The DNA window GCAAAACTCGTTTTTTTAGCACTGAGAAGGCTTGCTTTTTTAACTTAGAGCAATGATGAAAAATTTAATACTGTGAGCGAGATTTAGTAAATATCAGCCTCCGATTTTATGCAAGATATAACTGCTCAACAATGTGGGCAAAATAGGTTGCTGTTGCCAAAGTCAACTTGTCTTCATAATGTATTTGAATAACAATGACAGTTAGCTATAAATACATTAAGGATGCTTATTAGACTAACTCTCATTCACTATGTATTTCTGCCATCATAGGTTTAAATATTGAGGAACTCGTGATGAGTGGTGGAACTCTGTTAGCTGACTGCCTGACAGATCTTCGCCTTCCCCTGCTCATAAAGCCTTGCACTGTAAAGAGCGGATGCGAGAGAACCAGATTTTGTTGTAGTGTTTCTTTTGAGCTTTTTTAGACGCAAAACACGGTTGTGGATCATGGCAGAGCAAGGGGACTGGCATCAACAACTCCCGTCCTTTATGGACGACTCCCTTGAGCCATCGCAATCCAATTTTGAGATAACTAATGCCTCGTCGCCAATGTGGGTCAACCTGTTGGCGCAGCCCTTTAATGTGAACAGCCATCCCATGAGTCGTGCTGAATAGCAGTGCCACAGCAGCAACCAGATAAAGTCTCTCCAATCCATCAGCACAACGAATTTTCGACTCTTCTAGCTCAAACACTCCAGACTTACTATCGAGAAATAATTCTTCGACCCGAAACCTCAAAGCGTATTGCCACAAGGTCTGTAGCGTGGGTGATTCATCTGTAATCACCGCCCATGGTTCTTTCACTCCTCGGATATTAGCCAACACCAGATTGCACCGATAGATGCCATCTTCCCAAAGCCCTACATTGCGGTAGAGGACTGCTGCTCCTTTGGATGGCCACAATTGTCGGACTTCTCTTGGACATTGACGTGGACCATGGAGAAGGACATCACAAGGGACACGCAGACAGTAATGCCAATGGCTCTGTTGTAACCAGCTCATCAGTTGATGGTTCGCAAACCCACGATCTGCTAACACCATGACATCTGGATGCTGCCGCAATAACCAACGGGCCTGGCGCAATAGCGGTTGATATTCCTCAAAAGCGACAGCTGCACTCTTGTGCTCTAATACTTTCCACAACAACGGTACTGCTCTGCCACAGCAGACGACGGATAGATGAATCATGCAATATTCATTCCATAACACCGTTGTATCCATTGCCAGGTATAGACGATGAGAGTGCCAGTTCTTAAGGGCTAGCAGGACTAGAGGTACATATAGCTTGTTAATATCAATGCGTTGATTGGCTATAAATCGTTGCCACCGACGCTCGACACTTTGGGCTTTTCTGGCTCGGCAGGGAACATAGGATTCCCAGGCAGATAAGCTTAAGCGTTCACTACAGATTAACGCGCTTACCATCCAGCCCAGAGCAATGAGATGGCGCAAATCTCGATAATGGCTGTGTTGACGTAAAAAGGAAAACAGTTGACGATAAATTTGGGTGGGGCCTGACATTTGAATAACGCTGATTTGTGATTAAATCTAGCCTCACATGTCTCTCCACTCTTTTCTCATAAACTATGTAAATAAAGGCTTTGACCTACTTCTGTCAGGCAATCAGCTCTGTTAGTTTTATAAAGGTATGGAGACGATTTCTAAAATTGAGCAACATGATATATTAAATCTCTCCTAAATAAGCGTTGTAGCATAGCGTTCCCAAAGTCTCTTGGGTTCTTGAATTAATCGAAAAAACCATTCAAGACCTATTTGCCTTATCCATCTCGGTGCCCGACGATGTAATCCGGCATAGACTGGAAAAGCCCCCCCTAATCCAATCATTACAGCTTCAATCTGATTTTTGTGGGCTGCCATCCAGTATTCTTGCTTAGGACAGCCCAGAGCAATCATCACCAATCCTGCTTCACTCGCATTTATCCGCTGAATCAAGGCCTGATCTTCTTCTGGAGTTAAAGGTTGAAAATGTAAAGGTTCCATTGCAGCAATGACTAAATCAGGAAACTCTTTCTCCAATCGAATTCTCATATTCTGGAGAATTGCAGATATCGAACCTAAGAAAAATACACTAATATTCTCCTCAGAAGCCTTCTGACAAAGGGTATACATCAGATCTAAGCCGGCTACACTATCTTGAGATTTTACTCCTATTAACTTCAGCATCAACGCCAGTAGCATTCCGTCTGGTGTCACCACATCTGCATTCTGCAACACTTCACAAAAGCTAGGTTTTTGATAGGCTTCCACCAGCATGTGGGTATTAGCAACACAGACAACCTTACTTTTACGTTCTCTAGACCAGCCTAAGATGACATTGATTAGGGCATCAAGCGGCGCAGCCGTGATTTGAGAACCAATAATATTCAAGCGAGGAGATTCATTTGCAACGGTGAATAACCTTAGAATAGATTTTCTAGTTAGCATTTGTATCGACTCCAGCCATACATAACTTGATAGCTTTCAAATGAGTTGATCACAAGATTTACCTTTAAATAAATAGGAATAAATTTGATTCAGAATTAACTTAAAGATACTTGTCCAGCCAGCAAAATAAGCTTTTTTATAAAATAGTGATTTAGCCAAAAAGTGTCTAGTAAGTCATGCTATTGAATCATTAAGGCATTGTTGTGTTGAGGCGTGATAGGAACTTCAAACCTAAACCTTGAAATTTTTTTAAGTATTTATGCTTAAAAATAGCTGGAGCATTCCAGTAAAGAGTCTCACAGATTTATCACTCCTTAAGAGAATAGTGCCAATCAATGATGATAAGTATTAAGAGCTAAATTAGTGATTTTAGTGTTACTAGTTATCGTTAAATTATAGACCTCAACGTCTTTTAAGTAAGTTGAGAGGCTTTTATTAAGCCTCTCAATACTCAACTCTACCTACTGAGCATTTCACAATTTTGCTAAGTTAATACTCGAAGTGTTACCAAGTAGACATACTGCCACGATTCGTCTAACGAGTTCCCTTGGGTTTTGCTTTATTCACTTTGAGATTACGTTTCATCACCTCGGTTCCATCCAGCGCTGTAATGGCAGCCTCTTCCTCGCTATTAGCTTTCATTTCCACAAAAGCGAAACCTCTGGGACGACTTGTTTCACGGTCTGTGGGAATATTGACCCTTGTTACCGTTCCATATTCTGAAAAGACAGTATTGACGTCTGCTTCAGTCATGTTAAAGGATAGGTTGCCCACATAAATTGACATAATTAATTTTCCCAAGATAAAAAGTGATTTTGTAAAGCATTGCTATATCTAGTCTTGAAGAATTTTACTCGTTCATCATTACTCACCTATCTAGGATGTTGAACTATGGTTAATTTCTTCTTCTGAAGATATAACTAAGTTGTGAGGAAATTGTGAGAATCAGTAGCTAATTTATCTATCTCTTAGGAAGGAGATCTTAGTTGAATGAACTTGTATCTAACCAGCCTTAATGCTCTGTATTGTGAATATTTCGTTCAAAACACTTTAATACATTAGCAAGGCTATACAATCCTTATTAAAAGATGCAAAGGAGTATCTACTGAAATCTATGAGGATTAATCAATAAACTCTTCGATCGTATTTATATACTTGGCTCTTAGATACACTCGAAAAATCTAATTTCTAACTTGAACTTCTTTCTAAGGCTTATATCTGCTTTCATTAAGATGTCCACTTAGCTATTCATAGTTATGCGGCAAGTCTCAGCATTTGCGTTAGATCAGGCGCTCGATCTCCTTTCACTTAGTGTTGCGCCACATACGCCTTTGCCTGAAGCGATTTGCCAAATGGGTCAGACCTCGATTTGTGGTCATCTCCCTGCAACAGAGGAGGCAGAGCTTCAGCATCCATTATT is part of the Acaryochloris marina S15 genome and encodes:
- a CDS encoding transposase, with the translated sequence MSGPTQIYRQLFSFLRQHSHYRDLRHLIALGWMVSALICSERLSLSAWESYVPCRARKAQSVERRWQRFIANQRIDINKLYVPLVLLALKNWHSHRLYLAMDTTVLWNEYCMIHLSVVCCGRAVPLLWKVLEHKSAAVAFEEYQPLLRQARWLLRQHPDVMVLADRGFANHQLMSWLQQSHWHYCLRVPCDVLLHGPRQCPREVRQLWPSKGAAVLYRNVGLWEDGIYRCNLVLANIRGVKEPWAVITDESPTLQTLWQYALRFRVEELFLDSKSGVFELEESKIRCADGLERLYLVAAVALLFSTTHGMAVHIKGLRQQVDPHWRRGISYLKIGLRWLKGVVHKGRELLMPVPLLCHDPQPCFASKKAQKKHYNKIWFSRIRSLQCKAL
- a CDS encoding RNA-binding protein, producing MSIYVGNLSFNMTEADVNTVFSEYGTVTRVNIPTDRETSRPRGFAFVEMKANSEEEAAITALDGTEVMKRNLKVNKAKPKGTR
- a CDS encoding WecB/TagA/CpsF family glycosyltransferase, which codes for MNIIGSQITAAPLDALINVILGWSRERKSKVVCVANTHMLVEAYQKPSFCEVLQNADVVTPDGMLLALMLKLIGVKSQDSVAGLDLMYTLCQKASEENISVFFLGSISAILQNMRIRLEKEFPDLVIAAMEPLHFQPLTPEEDQALIQRINASEAGLVMIALGCPKQEYWMAAHKNQIEAVMIGLGGAFPVYAGLHRRAPRWIRQIGLEWFFRLIQEPKRLWERYATTLI